One window from the genome of Roseisolibacter agri encodes:
- a CDS encoding 2'-5' RNA ligase family protein: MPGAHGIFILASIGGEAGARIAELQARHDPKLARESPPHVTLAGSSGVGPILPDATREQVRAALAPIAAESPPLTLRFQPPHRFMQTNIVVLPLDPHGPLRQLHDRIARSGLRFGRARFTFTPHATLSFYPTLAPAQLRELLAVRLDAPAVIDRLVVSYTRAPQPAVTWFELPLGGASSV, translated from the coding sequence GTGCCGGGCGCGCACGGCATCTTCATCCTGGCGTCCATCGGCGGCGAGGCCGGCGCGCGCATCGCGGAGCTGCAGGCGCGGCACGATCCGAAGCTCGCGCGCGAGTCGCCGCCGCACGTGACGCTCGCCGGCTCGTCGGGCGTGGGGCCGATCCTCCCCGACGCGACGCGCGAGCAGGTGCGCGCCGCGCTCGCGCCCATCGCGGCCGAGTCGCCGCCGCTGACGCTGCGCTTCCAGCCGCCGCACCGCTTCATGCAGACGAACATCGTCGTCCTGCCGCTCGATCCGCACGGGCCGCTGCGGCAGCTGCACGACCGCATCGCGCGCAGCGGGCTGCGGTTCGGGCGGGCGCGCTTCACGTTCACGCCGCACGCGACGCTCAGCTTCTATCCGACGCTCGCGCCGGCGCAGCTGCGCGAGCTGCTGGCGGTGCGCCTGGACGCGCCGGCGGTGATCGACCGGCTGGTGGTGTCGTACACGCGCGCGCCGCAGCCGGCGGTGACGTGGTTCGAGCTGCCGCTCGGCGGAGCGTCGAGCGTATAG
- a CDS encoding outer membrane beta-barrel protein, producing MPLPRPSSVLPIVLMLVAVAPAAHAQRHSERDSERHTPPWERRSSATFAIGGAGLYTGVRDSDVGRVRDGYGFDVHAAVGVSAFALAGGYQRTVQSLRDTDTDVTLQGPYVEPRLALASGGNFTPYLTGRVAFLRQRVSGDVVSVSNATRTSVGGGLGMLVALGPAVHLDLTAQYTRFDVRQDTRHGDGALLRAGMVFGFDRWGR from the coding sequence ATGCCGCTTCCTCGTCCGTCGTCCGTTCTCCCCATCGTGCTCATGCTCGTCGCCGTCGCGCCGGCCGCGCACGCGCAGCGCCACTCGGAGCGCGACTCGGAGCGCCACACGCCGCCCTGGGAGCGGCGCTCCTCGGCCACCTTCGCGATCGGCGGCGCCGGTCTGTACACCGGCGTGCGCGACAGCGACGTCGGTCGCGTGCGCGACGGCTACGGCTTCGACGTGCACGCCGCGGTCGGCGTGAGCGCGTTCGCGCTCGCGGGCGGCTACCAGCGCACCGTACAGTCGCTGCGCGACACCGACACGGACGTCACGCTGCAGGGCCCGTACGTCGAGCCGCGCCTCGCGCTCGCGTCGGGCGGCAACTTCACGCCCTACCTGACGGGCCGCGTGGCGTTCCTGCGGCAGCGCGTCTCGGGCGACGTCGTCTCGGTATCGAACGCGACGCGCACCTCGGTCGGTGGCGGCCTCGGGATGCTCGTCGCCCTGGGCCCCGCGGTGCACCTGGACCTCACCGCGCAGTACACGCGCTTCGACGTGCGGCAGGACACGCGGCACGGCGACGGCGCGCTGCTGCGCGCGGGGATGGTGTTCGGGTTCGATCGCTGGGGGAGGTGA
- a CDS encoding enoyl-CoA hydratase/isomerase family protein — translation MSHAHLQVDTTPEGVRTITLDRPERLNAVNPALADALPRAVAEAHADDAVRVVVITGAGRGFCAGLDLADPAALDQRSRTGRLEPLAWVGRWVLALRQCDKPVIAAVNGPAAGAGFGLALAADLRLVAEGATMTAGYVRRGLSPDAGVTYHLPRLVGASRAADIILTGRDIAADEALRIGLASAVLPAEGFAGSVAAYAQRLAAGPPVALALTKRLLTQSPDAPLEAQLRDELTHIKTCFATADVAEAMTAFREKRVPVFRGS, via the coding sequence ATGTCGCACGCGCATCTCCAGGTCGACACGACGCCCGAGGGCGTCCGCACGATCACCCTCGACCGGCCGGAGCGGCTGAACGCGGTCAACCCCGCGCTCGCCGACGCGCTCCCGCGCGCGGTGGCCGAGGCGCACGCGGACGACGCGGTGCGCGTCGTGGTGATCACGGGCGCCGGCCGCGGCTTCTGTGCGGGGCTCGACCTCGCCGACCCGGCGGCGCTGGACCAGCGCTCGCGCACCGGACGGCTGGAGCCGCTGGCGTGGGTGGGGCGCTGGGTGCTCGCGCTCCGCCAGTGCGACAAGCCGGTGATCGCCGCGGTGAACGGCCCGGCCGCGGGGGCGGGCTTCGGGCTCGCGCTGGCGGCCGACCTGCGCCTGGTGGCCGAGGGCGCGACGATGACCGCGGGCTACGTGCGGCGCGGCCTGAGCCCGGACGCGGGCGTGACGTACCATCTGCCGCGGCTGGTGGGCGCCTCGCGCGCGGCGGACATCATCCTCACGGGGCGCGACATCGCGGCGGACGAGGCGCTGCGCATCGGGCTGGCGAGCGCCGTGCTCCCCGCCGAGGGCTTCGCCGGTTCGGTGGCCGCCTACGCGCAGCGCCTCGCGGCTGGTCCGCCGGTCGCGCTCGCGCTCACGAAGCGGCTGCTGACGCAGAGCCCCGACGCGCCGCTCGAGGCGCAGCTGCGCGACGAGCTGACGCACATCAAGACGTGCTTCGCGACGGCGGACGTGGCGGAGGCGATGACGGCGTTTCGGGAGAAGCGGGTGCCGGTGTTTCGCGGAAGCTGA
- a CDS encoding mannose-1-phosphate guanylyltransferase, which yields MPHRSPASGGASGDARAGHPDAFGPSGHEPAPPFGTPFGSEAGGGTADAVGTLPVELPDPVATLETELSLWAVVFAGGIGSRFWPLSTPERPKQLLALVGDRPLIAETVNRLAPTVPPARVLVLTSADIADALRAAVPEVPDANFLVEPRPMGTAAALAWGAQEIATRVGRKATFVAMHADLAVGYPDELRRVIKRAALIASTDGALVAIGAQPTRPETGFGYLLPPAPTDPVLDAAIDTTADATGDAGAAAAREAPRRVARFVEKPGAILAEELIAQGALWNTGIFVWQAGTVLDALEERTPELQPGLAALAAGKLDRFSGLIQAVSIERGLLERSEDIVALPGEFGWDDVGTWASLRRVRELDDTGNGVWGPAHLVDASSCVVHADGGTTVVVYGLSGMLVVARPGLTFVTSLDRAAELNPLLNALPDELANRSRRESL from the coding sequence ATGCCCCATCGCTCTCCCGCTTCCGGCGGCGCCTCCGGCGACGCGCGTGCCGGCCATCCCGACGCCTTCGGCCCTTCGGGACACGAGCCCGCGCCGCCCTTCGGGACGCCGTTCGGCTCGGAGGCGGGCGGCGGCACGGCCGACGCGGTCGGGACGCTGCCGGTGGAGCTGCCGGATCCGGTGGCGACGCTGGAGACGGAGCTCTCGCTCTGGGCGGTGGTGTTCGCGGGCGGCATCGGCTCGCGCTTCTGGCCGCTCAGCACCCCCGAGCGCCCGAAGCAGCTGCTGGCGCTGGTGGGCGACCGGCCGCTGATCGCGGAGACGGTGAACCGGCTGGCGCCGACCGTGCCGCCCGCGCGCGTGCTGGTGCTGACGAGCGCCGACATCGCCGACGCGCTGCGCGCCGCGGTCCCCGAGGTGCCGGACGCGAACTTCCTCGTCGAGCCGCGCCCGATGGGCACCGCGGCCGCGCTGGCGTGGGGCGCGCAGGAGATCGCGACGCGCGTGGGCCGCAAGGCGACGTTCGTGGCGATGCACGCGGACCTCGCGGTGGGCTACCCGGACGAGCTGCGGCGCGTGATCAAGCGCGCGGCGCTGATCGCGAGCACGGACGGCGCGCTGGTCGCCATCGGCGCGCAGCCCACGCGCCCCGAGACGGGCTTCGGCTACCTGCTGCCGCCGGCGCCGACGGACCCGGTCCTCGACGCGGCGATCGACACGACCGCCGACGCGACGGGCGACGCGGGCGCCGCCGCCGCGCGCGAGGCCCCACGCCGCGTGGCGCGGTTCGTCGAGAAGCCCGGGGCGATCCTGGCCGAGGAGCTGATCGCGCAGGGCGCGCTCTGGAACACGGGGATCTTCGTGTGGCAGGCGGGCACGGTGCTCGACGCGCTGGAGGAGCGCACGCCGGAGCTGCAGCCGGGGCTCGCCGCGCTGGCGGCGGGGAAGCTGGACCGCTTCTCGGGGCTGATCCAGGCGGTGTCGATCGAGCGCGGGCTGCTGGAGCGCAGCGAGGACATCGTCGCGCTGCCGGGCGAGTTCGGGTGGGACGACGTCGGCACGTGGGCGTCGCTGCGCCGCGTGCGCGAGCTGGACGACACGGGCAACGGCGTGTGGGGCCCCGCGCACCTCGTGGACGCGTCGAGCTGCGTGGTGCACGCCGACGGCGGGACGACGGTGGTCGTCTACGGCCTGTCGGGGATGCTGGTGGTCGCGCGCCCGGGGCTGACGTTCGTGACGTCGCTCGATCGGGCGGCGGAGCTCAATCCGCTGCTCAACGCGCTGCCGGACGAGCTGGCGAACCGGTCCCGCAGGGAGAGCCTGTAG
- a CDS encoding TonB family protein, with protein sequence MAGIPRRIAHARHALRRASLLTALLLGVPCAAARAQGDTTGAVGGVVRGPGGVAIVGAEVVLTPARGPGGGTVIARRVFTDETGKFQVSGLPNGRASVAVRRIGYRPAVRDVEVPLAAALTMALEAVPQAIAAVVVKDRRVKHTGWAAPFYERRERGHGRYIGKEEIDRRNAMRTTDVLRSVPGLAISTSMYGSAIRMRGARCSPLIWIDGTPALAGYLDVDNFQPHTLEGIEVYSGVSTVPVELRGPRGEEACGVIAIWSRMPEPRRRGPKKVYTADDLANLVATATVYTADQVDQAAAPDTANPIAPYYPEALKRAKTAGDVLIEFVVDTAGIPELETVGIVAASHPAFGTAARDAVAAARFIPAFRAGKPVRQLVQVPVKFELTSGS encoded by the coding sequence ATGGCCGGTATCCCCCGGCGCATCGCGCACGCGCGTCACGCCCTGCGCCGTGCGTCGCTGCTGACCGCCCTCCTGCTCGGCGTGCCGTGCGCGGCGGCGCGCGCCCAGGGCGACACCACCGGCGCCGTCGGCGGCGTGGTGCGCGGACCGGGCGGCGTCGCGATCGTCGGCGCGGAGGTCGTGCTCACGCCGGCCCGCGGGCCCGGCGGCGGCACCGTGATCGCGCGCCGCGTCTTCACCGACGAGACGGGGAAGTTCCAGGTCTCGGGCCTGCCCAACGGGCGCGCGTCGGTGGCCGTGCGCCGCATCGGCTACCGGCCCGCGGTGCGCGACGTCGAGGTGCCGCTCGCCGCCGCGCTCACGATGGCGCTCGAGGCCGTGCCGCAGGCCATCGCCGCCGTCGTCGTGAAGGACCGGCGCGTGAAGCACACCGGCTGGGCGGCGCCATTCTACGAGCGGCGCGAGCGCGGCCACGGGCGCTACATCGGCAAGGAGGAGATCGACCGCCGCAACGCGATGCGCACGACCGACGTGCTGCGCTCCGTGCCGGGGCTCGCCATCTCGACGTCGATGTACGGCTCGGCCATCCGCATGCGCGGCGCGCGCTGCAGCCCGCTGATCTGGATCGACGGCACGCCGGCGCTCGCGGGCTACCTCGACGTCGACAACTTCCAGCCCCACACGCTCGAGGGGATCGAGGTGTACAGCGGCGTGTCCACGGTCCCGGTGGAGCTGCGCGGCCCGCGCGGCGAGGAGGCGTGCGGCGTGATCGCGATCTGGTCGCGCATGCCCGAGCCGCGCCGCCGCGGCCCGAAGAAGGTCTACACGGCCGACGACCTCGCGAACCTCGTCGCGACGGCGACGGTCTACACCGCCGACCAGGTGGACCAGGCCGCGGCGCCGGACACCGCGAACCCGATCGCGCCCTACTATCCGGAGGCGCTCAAGCGCGCGAAGACGGCGGGCGACGTGCTGATCGAGTTCGTCGTCGACACCGCGGGCATCCCGGAGCTGGAGACCGTCGGCATCGTCGCCGCGTCGCACCCGGCGTTCGGCACCGCGGCGCGCGACGCGGTCGCGGCCGCCCGCTTCATCCCGGCGTTCCGCGCGGGGAAGCCGGTGCGGCAGCTGGTGCAGGTGCCCGTCAAGTTCGAGCTCACGTCGGGCTCCTAA
- a CDS encoding insulinase family protein — protein sequence MRAHSFLRAGASVSALTLVAASLATPVAAQYPTRPPAAAAVKPAQFPPFQEVVLSNGLRVVLVESHRDPMVAFRLVMPAGKLFEAKGKEGTADMVAGLLTKGAGQRTADQIAEAIEAAGGSLTGFADNDFLSLAGSVLSTHAPLAFQLLGDAVARPTFPEQEVELLRTQTLSALTLEQSQPASIASRVFDAGVYGAHPYGRRATPPSVRALTRADLVAYQAARLKPRGALLVVAGDLTLDQLKTLAEQSFAGWTGYPAAAPTFGAPPARARTEIVLVHRPGSVQSNIVVGNLIGGPADPARYAATVANKVLGGGADARLFDILREKKGWTYGAYSSLTRPRGTGAFSATAEVRTEVTDSALVELLAQLRRLGSEAVPGTELENAKGALVGSFPLTVETAQQVAERVAFVKTLGLPADYLQTYRTRLSAVSAPVLQQTARRWVRPEQALVVVVGDGAKVYEKLKAIAPVRIVNPQGDAMTAADLAPRAGALAIDASRLAAHRDSFAVRVQGNVLGSSVYELAKDGDGWKVTEATSIAGGVVQQSTTLRTDASLAPRALEQRGKVQGQDTKADVTYAGGRAKGSSATPGPQGIKQLTIDTELPAGTIDDNALAATLPLLRWAPGAKHVVSVFSAGKGTVVPFTLTVTGTEQVTVPAGAFEAFRIEQTGGDQPVTFFVATAAPHRLLKIAVGGQLELVLAK from the coding sequence ATGCGCGCTCACTCGTTCCTGCGCGCGGGCGCGTCGGTCTCCGCCCTCACGCTCGTCGCCGCGTCGCTCGCGACTCCGGTCGCGGCGCAGTATCCCACGCGTCCGCCCGCCGCGGCGGCCGTGAAGCCCGCGCAGTTCCCGCCGTTCCAGGAGGTCGTCCTCTCCAACGGCCTGCGCGTCGTGCTCGTCGAGAGCCACCGCGACCCGATGGTCGCGTTCCGCCTCGTGATGCCCGCGGGCAAGCTGTTCGAGGCGAAGGGGAAGGAAGGCACCGCCGACATGGTGGCCGGCCTCCTCACCAAGGGCGCGGGCCAGCGCACCGCCGACCAGATCGCCGAGGCGATCGAGGCCGCGGGCGGCTCGCTCACGGGCTTCGCCGACAACGACTTCCTCAGCCTCGCGGGCAGCGTGCTGTCCACGCACGCGCCGCTCGCCTTCCAGCTGCTGGGCGACGCGGTCGCGCGTCCGACCTTCCCCGAGCAGGAGGTCGAGCTGCTGCGCACGCAGACGCTCTCCGCGCTGACGCTGGAGCAGTCGCAGCCCGCGTCGATCGCGTCGCGCGTGTTCGACGCCGGCGTGTACGGCGCGCACCCGTACGGCCGCCGCGCCACGCCGCCGTCGGTGCGTGCGCTCACGCGCGCGGACCTCGTGGCGTACCAGGCGGCGCGCCTCAAGCCGCGCGGCGCGCTGCTGGTGGTCGCGGGCGACCTGACGCTCGACCAGCTGAAGACCCTCGCGGAGCAGAGCTTCGCGGGGTGGACGGGCTATCCCGCCGCGGCGCCGACGTTCGGTGCGCCGCCGGCGCGCGCGCGCACGGAGATCGTGCTCGTGCACCGTCCGGGCTCGGTGCAGTCGAACATCGTCGTCGGCAACCTGATCGGCGGCCCCGCCGATCCCGCGCGCTACGCAGCGACGGTCGCCAACAAGGTGCTGGGCGGCGGCGCCGACGCGCGGCTGTTCGACATCCTGCGCGAGAAGAAGGGGTGGACGTACGGCGCTTACTCGTCGCTGACGCGGCCGCGCGGCACGGGCGCCTTCAGCGCGACGGCCGAGGTGCGCACCGAGGTGACGGACAGCGCGCTGGTCGAGCTGCTGGCGCAGCTGCGCCGCCTGGGCAGCGAGGCGGTGCCGGGCACGGAGCTGGAGAACGCGAAGGGCGCGCTCGTCGGCTCGTTCCCGCTGACGGTCGAGACGGCGCAGCAGGTGGCCGAGCGCGTGGCGTTCGTGAAGACGCTCGGCCTGCCGGCGGACTACCTGCAGACCTATCGCACGCGGCTCTCGGCGGTGTCGGCGCCCGTGCTGCAGCAGACCGCGCGGCGCTGGGTGCGTCCCGAGCAGGCGCTCGTCGTCGTCGTCGGCGACGGCGCGAAGGTGTACGAGAAGCTGAAGGCGATCGCGCCGGTGCGCATCGTGAACCCGCAGGGCGATGCGATGACGGCGGCCGACCTCGCGCCGCGCGCGGGTGCGCTGGCGATCGACGCGTCGCGGCTGGCCGCGCATCGCGACAGCTTCGCCGTGCGCGTGCAGGGCAACGTGCTCGGCAGCTCCGTCTACGAGCTGGCGAAGGACGGCGACGGGTGGAAGGTGACCGAGGCGACGTCGATCGCGGGCGGCGTCGTGCAGCAGAGCACCACGCTGCGCACGGACGCGTCGCTGGCGCCGCGCGCGCTGGAGCAGCGCGGCAAGGTGCAGGGCCAGGACACGAAGGCCGACGTGACCTACGCCGGCGGGCGCGCGAAGGGCAGCTCCGCGACGCCGGGCCCGCAGGGGATCAAGCAGCTGACGATCGACACCGAGCTCCCGGCGGGCACGATCGACGACAACGCGCTCGCGGCCACGCTGCCGCTGCTGCGGTGGGCGCCGGGCGCGAAGCACGTCGTCAGCGTCTTCTCGGCCGGCAAGGGCACGGTGGTGCCGTTCACGCTGACGGTGACGGGCACGGAGCAGGTGACCGTGCCGGCGGGCGCGTTCGAGGCGTTCCGCATCGAGCAGACGGGCGGCGACCAGCCCGTGACCTTCTTCGTCGCGACCGCCGCGCCGCACCGGCTGCTGAAGATCGCGGTGGGCGGGCAGCTGGAGCTGGTGCTGGCGAAGTAA
- a CDS encoding M16 family metallopeptidase, with amino-acid sequence MSSPSRPLPARGPRPRLATLLALPLLAAGTTGASAPLGAQPAAPAAAQSPLPAPIAIDRSELPNGLKVILAKDHSAQVVTVDVWYDVGSRNERAGRTGFAHLFEHMMFQGSANVKKGEHFQLVERAGGSLNGSTQTDRTNYYQTLPSNRVNLGLWMEADRMRSLAVTAENLKNQQEAVKEERRLRIDNQPYFGAVLQGLTAAYDGKSCFAYGHEIIGSMDDLNAASVADVQAFFKQYYAPNNATLVVTGDFDPAEVKRLVAQYFGDIPRVDAPPPVQCEQKFDVGQQRRTVTDAKATLPASFTLWRIPETKHADTPALTFLSTIVGTGESSRLNRAIAREAKAALGLQTFLNIFGNTRGPGTFGVLAIANQGVKVDSLEKLLAQEIAKIVADGVTEAELAKAKNAYLAQTIAERQTSMGRAEALHTANMFLGGPEAVNTDLQRYLNVTVADIQRVARTYLRPENSVVTLITPETPKP; translated from the coding sequence GTGTCGTCCCCTTCCCGCCCACTCCCGGCGCGCGGCCCCAGGCCGCGGCTCGCGACGCTGCTCGCGCTGCCGCTGCTCGCCGCCGGCACCACCGGCGCGTCCGCGCCGCTCGGCGCGCAGCCGGCCGCGCCCGCGGCCGCCCAGAGCCCGCTCCCCGCGCCCATCGCCATCGACCGCTCCGAGCTGCCGAACGGCCTCAAGGTGATCCTCGCCAAGGACCACTCGGCGCAGGTCGTGACCGTCGACGTGTGGTACGACGTCGGCTCGCGGAACGAGCGCGCCGGGCGCACCGGCTTCGCGCACCTGTTCGAGCACATGATGTTCCAGGGCTCGGCCAACGTGAAGAAGGGCGAGCACTTCCAGCTCGTGGAGCGCGCCGGCGGCTCGCTCAACGGGAGCACGCAGACCGACCGCACCAACTACTACCAGACGCTCCCGTCCAACCGCGTGAACCTCGGCCTGTGGATGGAGGCCGACCGCATGCGGTCGCTCGCCGTCACGGCGGAGAACCTGAAGAACCAGCAGGAGGCGGTGAAGGAGGAGCGCCGGCTGCGCATCGACAACCAGCCGTACTTCGGCGCGGTGCTGCAGGGGCTCACCGCCGCGTACGACGGCAAGAGCTGCTTCGCGTACGGCCACGAGATCATCGGCTCGATGGACGACCTGAACGCGGCGTCGGTGGCCGACGTGCAGGCGTTCTTCAAGCAGTACTACGCGCCCAACAACGCGACGCTCGTCGTCACCGGCGACTTCGACCCGGCCGAGGTGAAGCGGCTGGTCGCGCAGTACTTCGGCGACATCCCGCGCGTGGACGCGCCGCCGCCGGTGCAGTGCGAGCAGAAGTTCGACGTCGGCCAGCAGCGCCGCACGGTCACCGACGCCAAGGCCACGCTGCCGGCGTCGTTCACGCTCTGGCGCATCCCCGAGACGAAGCACGCCGACACGCCGGCGCTGACCTTCCTCTCGACGATCGTCGGCACGGGAGAGAGCTCGCGCCTCAACCGCGCCATCGCGCGCGAGGCGAAGGCCGCGCTCGGCCTGCAGACCTTCCTCAACATCTTCGGCAACACGCGCGGGCCGGGCACGTTCGGCGTGCTCGCCATCGCCAACCAGGGCGTGAAGGTCGACTCGCTGGAGAAGCTGCTGGCGCAGGAGATCGCGAAGATCGTCGCCGACGGCGTCACCGAGGCCGAGCTGGCGAAGGCGAAGAACGCCTACCTCGCGCAGACGATCGCCGAGCGGCAGACGTCGATGGGCCGCGCCGAGGCGCTGCACACCGCGAACATGTTCCTCGGCGGGCCGGAGGCCGTGAACACCGACCTGCAGCGCTACCTGAACGTCACGGTGGCCGACATCCAGCGCGTGGCGCGCACGTATCTCCGCCCGGAGAACAGCGTCGTCACGCTCATCACCCCCGAGACGCCCAAGCCGTGA
- a CDS encoding helix-turn-helix transcriptional regulator produces MAEQLANRLREERLRHNLTQAQLAERVEVSRKTINTVENGVFIPSTLLALRLARALGTTVEQLFQLPDAS; encoded by the coding sequence ATGGCTGAGCAGCTCGCGAACCGATTGCGCGAGGAGCGGCTGCGCCACAACCTGACCCAGGCGCAGCTGGCCGAGCGGGTCGAGGTCAGCCGCAAGACGATCAACACCGTGGAGAACGGCGTCTTCATTCCCTCCACGCTGCTCGCGCTCCGCCTCGCGCGGGCGCTCGGCACCACCGTCGAGCAGCTGTTCCAGCTCCCCGACGCCTCCTGA
- a CDS encoding pyridoxal phosphate-dependent decarboxylase family protein, whose product MTAPQRDSNTRAAEDVLAALEQDAAPEAGQAFVTLAAEYLAAAHTGDGPVSSSVDPGTMAARFREPVPRGGQPLAAIVERLRRDVVADANRLAHPMAMGHQVSPPLPAGIWTDVLVSALNQSVAVSEMSPTGTAVEAAVIRWMAELAGFGPRAGGTLTSGGTEATFAALLAARSRALPEVWTRGVGAQPPAIVCGEHAHYAVSRAAGELGIGLRNVVTVPSRDLRMDPEALERTLQELDDAGRKIMAVVATAGSTATGSFDDLEAIADACEKRDAWLHVDGAHGASALLSATHRERVRGLARAHSVTWDPHKMLLLPLAAGVVLVRDERWLEAAFAQKAPYLFHAPQQQGAEEFDAAPRVWDQGIRSFQCSRRLDALKVWVAFQRHGADGLGALYDHLCATAVRLHAKLAAHPAFEPLHAPESNILCFRWTGAGDMDDATLDALQHRVRARFNRSGDGWITATVLDGRRVLRVTLMNPRTGDAHLDALLAGLAAAGEAERSGAASATSGRARPAVAPSMP is encoded by the coding sequence ATGACCGCCCCTCAACGCGATTCGAACACGCGCGCCGCCGAGGACGTCCTGGCGGCGCTGGAGCAGGACGCGGCCCCCGAGGCGGGGCAGGCGTTCGTCACGCTGGCCGCCGAGTACCTCGCGGCCGCCCACACGGGCGACGGGCCCGTCTCGTCGTCGGTCGATCCGGGGACGATGGCGGCGCGCTTCCGCGAGCCGGTGCCGCGTGGCGGGCAGCCGCTGGCGGCGATCGTCGAGCGGCTGCGGCGCGACGTCGTCGCCGACGCGAACCGGCTGGCGCACCCGATGGCGATGGGCCACCAGGTATCGCCGCCGCTGCCGGCGGGCATCTGGACGGACGTCCTGGTGTCGGCGCTGAACCAGTCGGTGGCCGTGTCGGAGATGTCGCCGACGGGCACCGCGGTGGAGGCGGCGGTGATCCGCTGGATGGCGGAGCTGGCGGGCTTCGGGCCGCGCGCGGGCGGCACGCTGACGTCGGGCGGCACCGAGGCGACGTTCGCCGCGCTGCTGGCGGCGCGCAGCCGCGCGCTCCCCGAGGTGTGGACGCGCGGCGTGGGCGCGCAGCCGCCGGCGATCGTGTGCGGCGAGCACGCGCACTACGCGGTGAGCCGCGCCGCGGGCGAGCTGGGGATCGGGCTGCGTAACGTCGTCACGGTGCCGTCGCGCGACCTGCGCATGGATCCCGAGGCGCTGGAGCGCACGCTGCAGGAGCTGGACGACGCGGGGCGGAAGATCATGGCCGTCGTCGCGACGGCGGGATCGACGGCCACCGGCTCGTTCGACGACCTCGAGGCGATCGCCGACGCGTGCGAGAAGCGCGACGCGTGGCTGCACGTGGACGGCGCGCACGGCGCGAGCGCGCTGCTGTCGGCGACGCACCGCGAGCGCGTGCGCGGGCTGGCGCGCGCGCACTCGGTGACGTGGGACCCACACAAGATGCTGCTGCTGCCGCTGGCGGCCGGTGTGGTGCTGGTGCGCGACGAGCGGTGGCTGGAGGCGGCGTTCGCGCAGAAGGCGCCGTACCTGTTCCACGCGCCGCAGCAGCAGGGCGCGGAGGAGTTCGACGCGGCGCCGCGCGTGTGGGACCAGGGGATCCGCAGCTTCCAGTGCTCGCGGCGGCTGGACGCGCTGAAGGTGTGGGTGGCGTTCCAGCGCCACGGCGCCGACGGGCTGGGCGCGCTCTACGACCACCTGTGCGCGACCGCGGTGCGCCTGCACGCGAAGCTGGCGGCGCATCCCGCGTTCGAGCCGCTACACGCGCCCGAGTCGAACATCCTCTGCTTCCGCTGGACGGGCGCCGGGGACATGGACGACGCGACGCTGGACGCGCTGCAGCACCGCGTGCGCGCGCGCTTCAACCGCTCGGGCGACGGGTGGATCACGGCGACGGTGCTGGACGGGCGGCGCGTGCTGCGCGTGACGCTGATGAACCCGCGCACCGGCGACGCGCACCTAGACGCGCTGCTCGCGGGGCTCGCGGCCGCAGGCGAGGCGGAGCGTTCCGGCGCAGCATCCGCGACATCCGGGCGGGCGCGGCCGGCGGTGGCACCGTCCATGCCCTAG
- a CDS encoding TlpA family protein disulfide reductase: MTRMLRHLLVASLLALPAAVRAQESGLPVGTAAPAAAVRTLAGQPTDLARYIGGRPTVIEFWATWCPNCKQLEPQLQRIARTYGSRVRLVAVAVSVSQTPQRAQLYARKYRLPMEMLWDGDGKATDAYEVPATSYVVIVDGTGKIAYTGQGGGQNLEAALKKLVR, encoded by the coding sequence ATGACGCGCATGCTTCGGCACCTCCTCGTCGCCTCGCTCCTCGCGCTCCCGGCCGCCGTGCGCGCGCAGGAGAGCGGCCTCCCCGTCGGCACCGCGGCGCCCGCCGCGGCCGTGCGCACGCTCGCAGGCCAGCCCACGGACCTCGCGCGGTACATCGGCGGGCGCCCGACGGTCATCGAGTTCTGGGCGACGTGGTGCCCCAACTGCAAGCAGCTGGAGCCGCAGCTCCAGCGCATCGCGCGCACGTACGGCTCTCGAGTGCGGCTCGTCGCGGTCGCGGTGAGCGTGAGCCAGACGCCGCAGCGCGCGCAGCTCTACGCGCGGAAGTACCGCCTGCCCATGGAGATGCTCTGGGACGGCGACGGCAAGGCGACCGACGCGTACGAGGTGCCCGCGACGAGCTACGTCGTCATCGTCGACGGCACCGGGAAGATCGCATACACCGGCCAGGGGGGCGGCCAGAACCTCGAGGCCGCGCTCAAGAAGCTCGTGCGCTGA